A single window of Leptospira semungkisensis DNA harbors:
- a CDS encoding LIC_10230 family protein, with the protein MKSRSQLIIAYIIPFLLLLVSVFQLFLQPTFLDANDTSTMEALLDGTGREPASGFYFQGGAISQMLLTQKIIAEINDPSLPADSQPEDTKDRLGRVLLGQKIQIFFYIFLAILSVTSFVSLYYKAFFYAFLNRVLYFFGIIYALTALPTLVGATVRTPNAVAWILPIVIFFLGWIIGMIYLMVSIGSIFKNDPAERFESLQNLREDEAEFRTGKKADSETFWASVWHFFGIVALGTLIGDLIYIPLFVLQKSYSEQFGILLILAVILLSAFYIRNYLKFGKSSELGKYQNLALAFGYLQARFIRIILYINIILVIVFVFVVVLIVWLNSNFGVLKSLLPSIDSGQNL; encoded by the coding sequence ATGAAATCCCGAAGCCAACTAATCATCGCATATATTATTCCATTCCTTCTTTTACTCGTGAGTGTGTTCCAACTCTTCTTGCAGCCTACATTCTTGGATGCAAACGATACTTCTACAATGGAAGCCTTATTAGATGGAACAGGGAGAGAACCTGCTTCCGGTTTTTACTTCCAGGGAGGAGCGATCTCTCAAATGCTTCTTACACAAAAGATCATTGCAGAGATCAATGATCCTTCTCTTCCGGCTGACTCTCAACCCGAAGATACCAAAGACAGACTCGGGAGAGTTCTCTTAGGACAGAAGATCCAAATCTTCTTTTATATCTTTCTCGCAATCCTTTCGGTTACTTCTTTTGTTTCCTTGTATTACAAGGCTTTCTTCTACGCATTTCTAAATCGGGTTTTGTATTTCTTCGGGATCATTTATGCTCTCACAGCGTTACCTACGTTAGTTGGAGCTACAGTTCGCACTCCGAATGCAGTGGCCTGGATCCTTCCGATAGTAATATTTTTCCTGGGATGGATCATTGGAATGATCTATCTTATGGTTTCCATTGGCTCTATCTTCAAAAATGATCCTGCGGAAAGATTTGAATCTTTACAAAATCTAAGAGAAGACGAGGCCGAATTCAGGACTGGAAAGAAGGCGGACAGTGAAACTTTCTGGGCTTCGGTTTGGCATTTCTTTGGGATCGTGGCCTTAGGGACTTTGATTGGAGATCTGATCTATATTCCCCTATTCGTTTTGCAAAAAAGTTATTCAGAGCAATTTGGGATTCTGTTGATCTTAGCGGTAATTCTTCTCTCCGCCTTTTATATTCGGAATTATTTGAAATTCGGCAAAAGTTCAGAGCTTGGAAAATACCAAAATCTTGCTCTTGCGTTCGGCTACTTGCAGGCGAGATTCATACGAATCATCTTGTATATCAATATCATACTAGTGATCGTATTCGTATTTGTGGTAGTCTTAATTGTTTGGCTGAATTCTAACTTTGGGGTCCTAAAATCCCTGCTTCCATCCATCGATAGCGGACAGAATCTCTAA
- a CDS encoding toxin-antitoxin system YwqK family antitoxin, with the protein MKFFLILFSFFLFFSFCEPADRPAGLPAGAKHDRNMNAYVLIENGVSRIYYDNGKLFFECPVDENKLYHGDSKSYLRSEDGVSAQGRYEHGVKVGDWTWYFPNGKVYVKQKFGPGPKDLAAQFNGDEGNEDGPYERYYPEGNLEVKGHYKSGFKSDFWQKFFKDGELEYSGYYSKGKKIRTWFYYFPNRQTESVEVFDDSGKFISRTIYAPDGKKLCDVEEKGSHCG; encoded by the coding sequence ATGAAATTCTTTCTAATTCTTTTTTCCTTTTTCCTATTCTTTTCATTTTGCGAGCCTGCGGATCGTCCTGCAGGATTGCCTGCCGGCGCTAAACATGATCGAAATATGAATGCTTATGTTCTGATCGAGAATGGCGTCAGCAGAATATATTACGATAATGGAAAGTTATTCTTCGAATGTCCTGTGGATGAGAACAAGTTGTACCACGGAGATAGCAAATCCTATCTTCGTTCCGAGGATGGAGTTTCTGCTCAAGGAAGATATGAGCATGGAGTTAAGGTCGGAGATTGGACTTGGTACTTTCCGAATGGAAAAGTTTACGTAAAACAAAAATTCGGTCCTGGGCCCAAGGATCTTGCCGCTCAATTTAACGGTGACGAAGGGAACGAAGACGGACCGTACGAAAGATATTATCCAGAAGGAAATCTAGAAGTAAAAGGTCATTACAAGAGCGGTTTCAAATCGGATTTTTGGCAGAAGTTCTTTAAGGACGGAGAGTTGGAATACTCAGGATATTATTCCAAAGGCAAAAAGATCAGGACCTGGTTCTATTATTTCCCAAATCGTCAGACCGAATCTGTAGAAGTATTCGATGATTCAGGAAAATTCATCTCTCGCACGATATATGCTCCTGATGGCAAGAAACTCTGTGATGTAGAAGAGAAAGGATCCCATTGCGGATGA
- a CDS encoding ABC transporter ATP-binding protein yields MSIIRIRNLVKKYHVLEKEFSVIDGLDMDVEEAEIFSIEGKSGIGKSTLLNILGAMDTFDSGEVEVCGIKLAELDEKGKEAFRAEKIAFIFQHHLLLPDFSALENVSIPLLIRGYSPNKAKEEATSMLEKVGLKDRLDSYPSQLSGGESARVGVARALVAGKKLILADEPTGNLDRENSRNLMNLIQELQKDLRFSLILVTHDMELAALAHKRNQIFQGKLRPVASPQTV; encoded by the coding sequence GTGAGTATCATCAGAATTAGAAACCTAGTCAAAAAGTATCATGTCCTAGAAAAAGAATTTTCCGTCATCGATGGATTGGACATGGATGTCGAAGAAGCCGAGATCTTTTCTATTGAAGGAAAATCCGGGATCGGAAAATCAACTTTATTGAATATACTCGGCGCTATGGACACATTCGATTCCGGAGAAGTAGAAGTCTGCGGGATCAAACTGGCCGAGCTGGACGAAAAAGGCAAAGAAGCATTTCGTGCAGAAAAGATCGCATTCATATTTCAACATCATTTACTTCTTCCGGATTTTTCCGCTTTGGAAAACGTTTCGATCCCGTTGCTCATTAGAGGATATTCCCCCAATAAGGCAAAAGAAGAAGCTACATCAATGTTGGAGAAAGTCGGTTTGAAAGACAGGCTGGACAGCTATCCTTCTCAATTATCGGGAGGAGAGAGCGCAAGAGTGGGTGTGGCAAGAGCGCTTGTCGCAGGAAAGAAACTCATTCTCGCGGACGAACCGACTGGAAACCTTGACAGAGAAAATTCAAGAAATCTAATGAACCTAATCCAAGAATTGCAAAAGGATTTGCGATTCAGTTTAATTCTGGTGACCCACGATATGGAGCTCGCAGCGCTTGCTCATAAACGAAACCAGATCTTCCAAGGAAAGTTAAGACCGGTCGCATCTCCACAAACGGTATAA
- a CDS encoding ABC transporter permease has translation MNFLFKRSPLILLLTSRYIRGSRVTGLLSLKSRVSFIVMAVGVSLLIVVLSIFNGFQRQLKESLWQGGEHITIESSSNGGEIRDYQKIIKFIEKTPELKSRILAVEGGIQSHGLIQRYNIFYPVLIKAVPVTSVEDLLAHKLPSFPRVVHYNRDELTQMNKENFIILGKEMEDLYNFGLGKQLTLAVPGGRFSLGKGVEVSVENFRVSGFFKTGNYKFDSSFVYMALPTAQKFFKMREAVNQITIKVKSLDDLALCKRKLHRLFSDAEFEKEVESASSLSVRTIAEEQENLLAALKLEKTIISIIVFSFIILAALGMVASVYSLVRAKRKSIGVLKALGLPSSDILLIFTLNAMLVGILASLIGGVTGIFLANSLESIVGGIEEIINMFGPDFAALSGSDWSPVELVPKRIYYFDQIPVDINIAFIFMVTTAATILSGIAGYFPARWAASLNPVDTIRND, from the coding sequence ATGAATTTCCTCTTTAAAAGATCTCCCTTAATCCTTCTTCTCACATCCCGATATATCAGAGGTTCCCGCGTTACCGGTCTTTTGTCCCTGAAATCCAGGGTTTCATTTATCGTGATGGCAGTCGGAGTTTCACTCTTGATCGTTGTTCTTTCCATCTTCAACGGTTTTCAAAGACAATTGAAGGAATCTCTGTGGCAAGGCGGAGAACATATTACAATTGAAAGTAGTTCCAATGGCGGAGAGATCCGGGACTACCAAAAGATCATCAAGTTTATCGAAAAGACCCCGGAGCTTAAATCCAGGATCTTAGCGGTCGAAGGCGGGATCCAAAGCCACGGTCTTATCCAAAGATATAATATTTTTTATCCCGTTTTGATTAAAGCAGTCCCTGTCACGAGTGTTGAAGATCTACTCGCACATAAACTTCCAAGTTTTCCGAGAGTGGTTCATTATAACCGAGATGAACTAACGCAGATGAATAAAGAGAACTTCATTATCTTGGGAAAAGAAATGGAAGATCTCTATAATTTCGGCTTAGGGAAACAACTCACTCTTGCAGTTCCTGGGGGAAGATTCTCTCTCGGAAAAGGTGTCGAAGTGAGCGTGGAGAATTTTCGAGTTTCCGGTTTCTTTAAAACAGGAAACTACAAGTTCGATTCAAGCTTTGTTTATATGGCACTTCCTACTGCTCAGAAATTCTTTAAGATGAGAGAGGCCGTGAATCAGATCACAATCAAGGTGAAATCCTTGGATGATCTGGCACTCTGTAAACGCAAATTGCATAGATTGTTCTCTGATGCAGAATTTGAAAAAGAAGTCGAATCCGCTTCTTCTCTTTCCGTGAGAACAATTGCAGAGGAACAAGAGAATCTACTCGCTGCATTGAAGCTCGAAAAGACGATCATCTCTATTATCGTATTCTCATTTATCATCCTTGCTGCCTTAGGAATGGTTGCTTCCGTTTATTCCTTAGTAAGAGCAAAGAGAAAATCCATCGGAGTATTAAAAGCTCTCGGGCTTCCTTCTTCGGATATACTTTTGATCTTTACGCTAAATGCAATGTTAGTCGGGATTCTCGCCTCTTTGATCGGAGGAGTGACCGGTATCTTCTTGGCAAATTCCTTAGAAAGCATAGTAGGCGGGATAGAAGAGATCATCAATATGTTCGGTCCCGACTTTGCAGCACTTTCAGGATCCGATTGGAGTCCTGTTGAATTGGTGCCGAAGAGGATCTATTACTTTGATCAGATCCCTGTGGATATCAATATCGCATTTATCTTCATGGTTACGACTGCGGCTACTATCCTTTCCGGAATTGCAGGATATTTTCCAGCAAGATGGGCCGCTAGCTTGAATCCTGTGGACACGATAAGGAACGACTAA
- a CDS encoding ATP--guanido phosphotransferase — translation MEACVYCGLTLSDWKEKGKIGCSHCVRFLGEEYTKFIPLQAAEDWKPLPEFTSASLWEEWETISLSERLEKIDSYRLPFTYRFRVARNPRNSIYPKQSGKTNRFLREFLESSSASWEEDRTPSQKNTRIPDFGDRFPWNSGTLLAGDEDHIRWEYVTDSLLELNSILESDFLRKFWVRDRFDFLEGIGFVNSCPTNSGHGDKLSVSIPAKLAETGDLSGFRLPTDWGFYREELKERLVFFRKNFGQNRKNSFFNLVSYLALLVISGKDGTKASLPHNPF, via the coding sequence GTGGAAGCTTGCGTTTATTGCGGCTTAACACTTTCAGACTGGAAGGAAAAGGGCAAGATCGGCTGCTCTCATTGTGTCCGTTTTCTGGGAGAAGAATACACCAAGTTCATTCCCCTGCAAGCCGCTGAGGATTGGAAACCGCTCCCAGAGTTTACCTCTGCCTCTCTCTGGGAAGAATGGGAAACGATTTCCTTGTCAGAAAGATTGGAGAAAATAGACTCCTATCGATTGCCTTTTACCTATAGATTCAGGGTTGCAAGAAATCCAAGAAATAGTATTTATCCCAAACAATCAGGGAAAACGAACCGGTTCTTGAGGGAATTTTTGGAATCTTCTTCTGCAAGTTGGGAAGAAGATAGGACTCCTTCTCAAAAAAATACTAGAATTCCTGATTTTGGAGATAGATTTCCTTGGAATTCGGGGACTCTACTTGCAGGAGACGAGGATCATATTCGTTGGGAATATGTAACCGATTCTCTTCTTGAATTAAACTCTATTCTAGAGTCGGATTTTTTGCGAAAATTCTGGGTCAGAGATCGGTTTGATTTCTTAGAGGGAATAGGCTTCGTGAATTCTTGTCCTACAAACTCGGGTCATGGAGATAAATTATCGGTTTCCATTCCCGCAAAGCTAGCAGAGACAGGAGATCTTTCCGGTTTCCGATTGCCTACAGACTGGGGCTTCTATCGGGAAGAATTGAAGGAGAGATTGGTTTTTTTCCGTAAAAATTTCGGACAGAATCGAAAAAATTCCTTTTTCAATTTGGTTTCCTATTTAGCTTTACTGGTAATAAGTGGAAAAGACGGGACAAAAGCATCTTTGCCCCATAATCCTTTTTGA
- the gatB gene encoding Asp-tRNA(Asn)/Glu-tRNA(Gln) amidotransferase subunit GatB, whose product MQYEVIIGLEVHAQLNTNSKVFSDSPSKFGAAPNSQVSSVCLGLPGSLPVLNEDALSKAIMAGLAFGSDITLHTKFDRKNYFYPDLPKGYQISQFDRPICVGGGITFTVKGEDKPRYVNLTRIHIEEDAGKLIHSADPKIPQSYVDLNRAGTPLIEIVSEPDMRSSDEAYYYLLALKSVLRYIRVSDCNMEEGSLRCDANVSIRPVGSDKFGTRVEIKNLNSFKAVKAAIDYEVEWQKDMYTQGKTFPQQTKLWDSASNVTLTMRTKEMSHDYRYFPDPDLPPVILTKETVEDIRKTLPELPDARRDRFVESLGLPKYDADVLTAEREIADYFEDALKVSGDAKRTSNWVKDEVLGIVNKESITISEFNVGPQRIGGLVKLIADGKISGKIGKTVFEEMLSSDKDPEAIVTEKNLIVVRDDKEIERIVDEAIAANEDAVQKYKSGKDRALGAIVGYVMKVSKGKADPNLVNQMLLDKLGPLPPKG is encoded by the coding sequence GTGCAATATGAAGTGATCATCGGTTTGGAAGTACACGCACAGCTCAATACCAATTCCAAAGTATTCTCCGATAGTCCCTCTAAATTCGGTGCGGCTCCCAATTCTCAAGTTTCCTCTGTTTGCTTGGGGTTACCGGGATCTCTTCCTGTCCTGAACGAAGACGCTCTTTCTAAAGCGATCATGGCGGGACTCGCCTTCGGCTCGGATATCACTCTTCATACAAAATTCGACCGCAAGAATTATTTCTATCCTGACCTTCCCAAAGGATATCAGATCTCTCAATTCGACAGGCCGATTTGCGTTGGAGGAGGAATTACCTTCACCGTCAAGGGAGAAGATAAACCTAGATACGTAAACCTCACTCGAATTCATATTGAAGAAGATGCCGGAAAGCTAATACACTCTGCTGACCCTAAAATCCCTCAGTCTTATGTTGACTTAAACAGAGCAGGAACTCCTCTGATAGAGATCGTTTCCGAACCGGATATGCGCTCTTCTGACGAAGCATATTATTATCTATTAGCTCTCAAATCTGTACTCAGGTATATTAGAGTTTCTGATTGTAATATGGAAGAAGGTTCCCTTCGCTGCGATGCGAACGTTTCCATTCGACCAGTCGGTTCGGATAAATTCGGAACCAGAGTAGAGATCAAGAACCTGAACTCGTTCAAAGCAGTCAAGGCTGCGATAGACTACGAAGTAGAATGGCAGAAGGATATGTACACCCAAGGCAAGACCTTCCCGCAGCAAACCAAACTTTGGGATTCTGCTTCGAATGTGACTCTTACTATGAGAACCAAAGAGATGAGTCATGATTACCGTTATTTTCCGGATCCAGATCTTCCTCCTGTTATTCTTACCAAAGAAACTGTAGAAGATATTCGTAAAACCTTGCCGGAACTTCCGGATGCAAGAAGAGATCGCTTTGTAGAATCACTCGGACTTCCTAAATACGATGCGGACGTACTCACCGCAGAAAGAGAGATCGCGGATTATTTCGAAGATGCTCTCAAAGTTTCCGGAGACGCAAAGAGAACTTCGAACTGGGTCAAAGACGAAGTGCTCGGGATCGTAAACAAAGAAAGCATTACAATTTCAGAATTCAATGTAGGACCTCAAAGGATTGGCGGTCTCGTAAAACTGATCGCGGACGGAAAGATTTCCGGAAAGATCGGAAAGACTGTTTTCGAAGAAATGCTTAGCAGTGATAAGGATCCAGAGGCAATCGTAACCGAAAAGAACCTGATCGTAGTTCGCGATGACAAAGAGATCGAAAGGATTGTAGACGAGGCGATTGCTGCAAATGAAGACGCAGTCCAAAAATACAAATCCGGAAAGGACAGAGCTCTCGGTGCGATTGTAGGTTACGTGATGAAAGTCTCTAAAGGCAAAGCAGATCCGAATCTGGTAAACCAAATGCTTTTGGATAAGTTAGGGCCTCTTCCTCCAAAGGGCTAA
- a CDS encoding ATP-dependent Clp protease ATP-binding subunit — translation MLEFTKRAKRVINEIAQDEAKRLGSEFIGPEHILLGLLKEEDSVAIKILNNLNINLNELRKEVERRTRENSGTLLMDMAQGQDRYQKIIELSKEEAKRLKHNYVGTEHILLALLRDNNNIAGGALYSFSVNYNVIKGEILRLLGAPPTSTVGVSSQPTAQPGTPRAEKTKTPILDEFARDLTQLARDKKLDPVVGRSNEIQRVIQILSRKTKNNPVLVGESGVGKTAIVEGLALAIVEKNVPDLLFEKRVLSLDLASLIAGTKYRGEFEERLKKIMKEISSSNNIIIFIDELHTLIGAGAAEGAVDAANILKPALARGELQCIGATTSTEYRKYIERDSALERRFQVVKVAEPSVDDAILILTGLKKAYEAHHKVRYSDRALEQSVKLSHRYINDRYLPDKAIDIIDEAGAKARLANCARPQAVKDLEEEIKSLSQKKEDLVRSQEYEKAAGVRDEVNRKKQVLEEKIRSWQEKLDDFAVSIDEDDILSVVSQWTGIPLQRMEENESARLLRLEEELKRRVVGQDDAIEKIAKSVRRARTGFKAERRPTGSFIFLGPTGVGKTELAKALAEFLFGDQDAMLRVDMSEYMEPHAVSRLIGAPPGYVGYDDGGQLTEFVRKKPYSIILLDEIEKAHHDIFNILLQVMEEGNLTDTKGRKVNFRDAIIIMTSNIGAKEISSTVRLGFEDRSGEEDKYKSDQAREQLKKHFNPEFLNRVDEVVYFKPLRKEELMGIMDIMIRDTNKRLLDKKIQIELTQEAKDHFMDVGYDEKFGARPLRRVFQRDLEDYMAVQTLKGAYKEPTKITVAFKEGKLDFVEEAWTDYKPADPKDGGSSPNNPERSEEPALV, via the coding sequence ATGTTGGAATTTACTAAAAGAGCAAAACGAGTAATCAACGAGATCGCACAGGACGAAGCAAAGCGTCTTGGCAGCGAATTTATAGGCCCTGAACATATCTTATTAGGTTTGTTGAAGGAAGAAGATTCGGTCGCGATAAAAATATTGAATAACCTAAACATCAACCTCAACGAGCTTCGTAAAGAAGTAGAGAGAAGGACTAGAGAAAACTCCGGTACACTGTTGATGGATATGGCACAAGGGCAAGATCGATATCAAAAGATCATCGAGCTTTCCAAAGAAGAAGCAAAACGTCTGAAACATAATTATGTGGGAACTGAGCATATCCTTCTCGCATTGCTTCGCGATAACAATAATATCGCGGGCGGAGCGCTGTATTCATTCAGCGTGAATTATAATGTAATCAAAGGAGAGATCCTCCGCTTGCTAGGCGCACCTCCGACTAGCACTGTGGGAGTTTCGAGCCAACCGACAGCACAGCCAGGAACGCCGCGTGCCGAAAAAACCAAGACTCCAATCTTGGATGAGTTTGCACGTGATCTAACACAACTTGCCAGAGATAAAAAACTAGATCCTGTCGTTGGAAGATCCAATGAGATCCAAAGAGTGATCCAGATTCTTTCCCGCAAAACCAAGAACAACCCTGTTCTTGTGGGAGAATCAGGAGTGGGTAAGACTGCAATCGTAGAGGGCTTAGCTCTTGCGATCGTAGAGAAAAACGTACCCGATCTACTCTTCGAGAAACGAGTTCTTTCTTTGGATTTGGCCAGCCTGATTGCAGGAACCAAATACAGAGGTGAATTCGAAGAAAGATTGAAGAAGATCATGAAAGAGATCTCTTCTTCAAATAATATCATTATCTTTATCGACGAGTTGCATACTCTGATCGGAGCAGGAGCAGCAGAAGGTGCGGTGGACGCCGCAAACATCCTGAAACCTGCTTTGGCTCGTGGAGAACTGCAATGTATCGGAGCGACCACCAGCACGGAATATCGCAAGTATATTGAGAGAGATTCCGCTCTGGAGAGAAGGTTCCAAGTCGTAAAAGTGGCCGAGCCTTCGGTTGATGATGCGATCCTTATCCTTACAGGATTGAAGAAAGCATACGAAGCTCACCACAAGGTCCGTTATTCGGATCGCGCATTGGAGCAATCCGTAAAACTATCTCATAGATATATCAACGATAGATATCTTCCTGACAAGGCGATCGACATCATCGACGAGGCTGGAGCAAAAGCTAGACTCGCGAACTGTGCTCGTCCGCAAGCAGTGAAAGACTTGGAAGAAGAGATCAAATCACTTTCTCAAAAGAAAGAAGATCTGGTTCGTTCTCAAGAGTATGAAAAAGCTGCCGGAGTCAGAGACGAAGTAAATCGTAAGAAACAAGTTCTGGAAGAAAAGATCAGATCTTGGCAGGAGAAATTGGACGACTTCGCAGTCTCCATCGACGAAGACGATATTCTTTCCGTGGTTTCCCAATGGACCGGAATTCCTCTTCAAAGAATGGAAGAGAACGAGTCTGCTAGACTTCTGCGCTTAGAAGAAGAACTTAAACGAAGAGTAGTCGGTCAAGACGATGCAATCGAGAAGATCGCCAAGTCTGTTCGCAGAGCAAGAACTGGATTCAAGGCAGAAAGAAGACCTACTGGATCCTTCATCTTCCTTGGACCTACAGGAGTGGGTAAGACAGAGCTTGCAAAAGCTTTGGCAGAATTCCTATTCGGAGACCAAGATGCGATGCTTCGTGTAGACATGTCCGAATACATGGAACCTCATGCGGTCAGCAGATTGATCGGAGCTCCTCCAGGTTATGTTGGATATGATGATGGCGGACAACTGACTGAGTTCGTTCGTAAGAAACCATATTCCATCATTCTGCTGGATGAGATTGAAAAGGCTCACCATGATATCTTCAATATCCTTCTGCAAGTTATGGAAGAAGGAAACCTGACTGATACCAAGGGCCGTAAAGTCAACTTCCGTGATGCGATCATCATCATGACTTCGAATATCGGAGCGAAAGAAATCTCTAGCACCGTAAGACTCGGATTCGAGGATCGTTCGGGAGAAGAAGACAAATACAAGTCCGACCAAGCAAGAGAACAGTTGAAGAAACACTTCAACCCTGAGTTCTTGAATCGAGTCGACGAGGTTGTTTACTTCAAACCGCTTAGAAAAGAAGAGCTTATGGGAATCATGGATATCATGATCCGCGATACCAATAAGAGACTTCTGGACAAGAAGATCCAAATCGAACTTACCCAAGAAGCGAAAGATCACTTCATGGATGTGGGTTACGACGAGAAATTCGGAGCACGTCCTCTTCGCAGAGTATTCCAAAGAGATTTGGAAGATTATATGGCAGTTCAAACTCTCAAAGGCGCTTACAAAGAGCCTACTAAGATCACAGTAGCCTTCAAGGAAGGGAAACTGGACTTCGTGGAAGAAGCTTGGACAGACTATAAACCTGCGGATCCAAAGGACGGAGGAAGCTCTCCGAACAATCCGGAGCGTTCCGAAGAACCTGCGCTTGTATAA
- a CDS encoding tetratricopeptide repeat protein → MYKGKIILFSLILFVFSTGTIFAQEQPDYQSALAEFQKGNSEKALEIIRVLHEQGKRSYETHYLAAFCHYNAGRTKSAATHWFEALKLKPGDPAVSMDFARYLIQAGRNSDALEIIRNSYEVNPKNREVRLLYATTLLYNGKARDALFIIEKLKSEDGNDYRPLVLEAQVYFYLGSAEKAEVSLKWAQSLVPANANVLNNLGLVYEKAGNQEAKRGNVKKALEQLKSAKEQLESALKLKPEDDKIKGNLRRVEARINALSAG, encoded by the coding sequence ATGTACAAAGGAAAAATCATCCTATTCTCCCTGATACTTTTCGTGTTTTCCACAGGGACAATCTTTGCACAAGAACAGCCGGATTATCAATCCGCTTTAGCTGAATTCCAAAAAGGCAATTCTGAAAAGGCCTTGGAGATTATCCGAGTGCTTCATGAACAAGGAAAGCGTTCGTATGAAACGCATTACCTTGCTGCCTTCTGTCATTATAATGCAGGAAGAACTAAGTCAGCTGCAACTCACTGGTTCGAGGCGTTGAAATTAAAACCTGGAGATCCAGCAGTCAGTATGGACTTTGCTCGCTATCTGATCCAAGCAGGAAGAAATAGCGACGCGTTGGAGATCATTCGCAATTCTTATGAGGTCAATCCGAAGAATAGAGAAGTCAGACTTCTTTATGCGACTACTCTGCTCTATAACGGAAAAGCGAGAGATGCTCTATTTATTATCGAGAAACTGAAATCAGAAGATGGAAATGATTATCGTCCTCTGGTCTTAGAGGCTCAGGTGTATTTCTATTTGGGAAGCGCTGAGAAAGCTGAGGTCAGTTTAAAGTGGGCTCAGTCCTTGGTTCCGGCTAACGCGAATGTTCTGAACAACTTGGGCTTGGTGTACGAAAAAGCAGGAAACCAAGAAGCAAAACGCGGAAACGTCAAAAAAGCTTTGGAACAATTGAAGAGTGCCAAAGAACAATTAGAGTCTGCGTTAAAGCTCAAACCTGAAGACGATAAGATCAAAGGAAATTTAAGAAGGGTCGAGGCCAGGATCAATGCCCTATCTGCCGGGTGA
- a CDS encoding GNAT family N-acetyltransferase gives MQKAPTIPTRIATRSDLEELSELFDLYRKFYGYESDVPAAKRFLEDRLLYKDSILLVAEGPGGLVGFAQLYPTFSSLTIQKDFILNDLYVREGERRNGIAKKLLEEATAAVIRCGGKGMGLETSPDNRTARILYEHFGFKLSESFLHYYWVAPKEA, from the coding sequence ATGCAGAAAGCGCCTACGATCCCTACTCGAATTGCCACTAGATCCGACCTGGAAGAACTCTCGGAGTTGTTCGACTTATATCGAAAGTTTTACGGATACGAATCGGATGTCCCCGCTGCAAAACGATTCTTAGAAGACAGGCTTTTGTACAAAGATTCCATCCTTTTAGTAGCAGAAGGTCCTGGAGGCTTAGTCGGATTTGCACAATTGTATCCTACGTTTTCCTCTTTAACCATCCAAAAGGATTTCATATTAAATGATCTTTATGTAAGAGAAGGCGAACGTAGGAACGGGATCGCAAAGAAACTCTTAGAAGAGGCTACCGCTGCAGTTATAAGATGCGGAGGAAAAGGAATGGGTTTGGAGACTTCTCCAGATAATCGAACTGCTCGGATCTTATACGAACATTTCGGATTCAAGTTGAGCGAATCCTTTTTGCATTACTATTGGGTCGCGCCTAAGGAAGCCTAA
- a CDS encoding ParA family protein, translated as MKQTLCIANQKGGVGKTTTSVHLAAGLARKGEKVLLIDLDAQNNASSVFPESKSDSAKDSFSLFSERAPLSEIIVRTRIEGLHLLPSSSKLTQIDVLLAGKMDGFFILKEALEPHSSDFDWVVIDCPPSLSLITMNAFVAATGVIVPLQVSKFSLDGIEAILEAKGNTVKRFNPGLKILGALLTLFQQRTTMSQTVVPMIEEHLRLFESKIPPSVAVEEAHLLNQSLYEYQPKNKATKAYLQFTEEVFSLG; from the coding sequence ATGAAACAAACTCTTTGTATTGCGAATCAGAAGGGTGGAGTGGGAAAAACCACTACATCCGTGCATCTTGCTGCCGGCCTAGCAAGAAAAGGAGAGAAGGTCCTTTTAATCGATCTGGATGCTCAGAACAATGCGAGCTCGGTTTTTCCGGAATCCAAGTCGGATTCTGCCAAAGATTCCTTTTCACTTTTCAGTGAGAGGGCTCCTCTTTCGGAGATCATAGTGCGTACCCGGATTGAAGGTTTGCATCTTCTTCCTTCTTCTTCCAAGCTGACCCAAATCGATGTGTTGCTGGCTGGCAAGATGGACGGTTTCTTTATCCTGAAAGAAGCATTAGAACCGCATTCCTCCGATTTTGATTGGGTGGTGATCGATTGTCCTCCTAGTCTTTCTTTGATTACTATGAATGCTTTCGTTGCTGCAACCGGTGTTATTGTCCCCTTGCAGGTTTCCAAATTTTCTTTGGATGGAATTGAGGCGATCTTAGAAGCAAAGGGCAATACAGTAAAACGGTTCAATCCCGGGCTTAAGATTTTAGGCGCTCTACTGACCTTGTTCCAGCAAAGGACTACCATGTCTCAGACTGTTGTGCCGATGATAGAAGAGCATCTTCGTTTATTCGAATCTAAGATCCCTCCTTCCGTTGCCGTGGAGGAAGCGCATCTACTGAACCAATCCCTTTACGAATACCAACCTAAGAACAAGGCAACAAAAGCTTATCTTCAGTTTACCGAAGAGGTATTCTCTCTTGGCTAA